The genomic region GCTGGTCAAAAATAGGCCGCAAAGACATGCGAGGGAGGCTGTGATGGGAAAACTGGTGGTGTGTTAGACAGAGAGGGTACTCTTTGCCTTGTTCACGCATATGATCGCCCTTCAGCTCGATAGCCACCTACGTAAATGCAGTCCATGTACCCAAATATAGAGAAGCTGAAATATCGCGGGGTACGCGCGCGCATTACTCACATCCCCTTAATCTGTCTTGTTGACCTCTGGAAAACTTTTCAACTGGGATCGAACAACGGCCGGGCCGTTTGGCGTGCAACGGTCGCACATTGAGCTTCCGCTACCACGCAAAAAAGTAACGCTTCTACGCCTTCGATTTCCTTTGCCCTACGGCCTGCCAGAGGTTGGACGGATTTCGGGTCACCTTCCAGCGGCCCTTCCCGCTTTGCCATCTGATCTGGAAGCGGTATCGGCAGGGTTGCGCTACCTCGGCCAAACAACCCGAACCCTTAACTTGACAGGGGACTGGGCACTTAGAATTCACTCAAAACCGACATAACTTCCATTCAAAATCCCCTCGTTACCCGTATCCCTCTTTTCCCGTCAGAATTCACTCTTCAAAAGACCCGTGACAGCATCACGCACAAACCTCACCTCTTTTTTGTCTCACCAATCCTCAGAACCGACGTTTTGGTGGTCCAAGGCCCACTGattccaacccctccaacttccccacGTGGATCCACGTAGTGGGGTctatcaccatcaccgccctgTCCAAGCTTCTGACCGCCAGAAACAAGTATCACGATCTCAACAGAAATTCCATCAAGATTTTTCCACACATCTTCCGACTGGCCGGACCCCATATCCTGGAGTCCTGGAAGCGCCGAAAGGGGAATCTCACCTCCGTCAcgaaccaccatccccagaGCCCAGCCTCTAGTAAATCTTCACATCCTTCTGCGGGCCTTCGAGCATTCGATCATCGAGATATTTCCCCGCAACCCGGTGTCGGGGCTCACAAACATCTCGTCGTGAGATTTTTGAATATTTTTGACCTCGCACACACACGATTTCTCGCATCCCAAGCTTTGGGAACCCCTCCTTTGGGCCTGCATGGACCTGCATTTGCGGGTGTGTGACGTGCCAATAGCAGAGTGGTTGGCAGGCAAGTGACGCATTTTATTTGCCGTGCTGCAGGTCGAGCAGTGGTGTCAACAGCGGTGTCAAACCGTGCAGTTGACGGCTGTCGGTCAAGCAGAGCAGCACTCCACTTATATCCACTCGGTGGCCGGTTGTTTACTCCCGCTCACCAAAGGACCAGGGGCAAGCCCGGGCCCGGTTGGCTTTGACCGCAACTTTTGACGGAACCAAAGTCCTCACTGCGGTAACCGCCGATCTGGAACACTCCACACCCGCACCGGGGCTCCACGCGGTGAAGGATTCAAGAAGAACGCTTCTCCCGCCTTCCCGTCCCGTTGCTTATTTTTCCCGGTTGGCCTTTTTGGAAACTTTGCCACCAAATCCGTCCCCTATCTAATGTCCCAAGGTCTCGACTACATGACGACAACATGGCTGCCGCTGTACTTCATCTGAGAGAGTCTATCGACCGCCCTGACTCGCGGGTGAGCTTCGCGCGGTCTGAAGCTTCCAGTCACTCAACCTATCATAGCTTTCAGGATCTCGATCTTCAGGAACCCGAGgtgccaccaccagcaccctccAATCCTACCTTGAGGCCGCCTGTTCGTTTGCCAGCTCCTACATCTGTTCCCATTACTCATCAACGTCCACCGGTAGCTTGGGAGATGCGGCGACAGGACTCGGGCTATGAATCAATCACACCAGCCCGCAAGGATTCAttcccatctcatcacaAGGGAGCCTCGACAACGTCTTTGGCTTCAAGCGGCCGGAAACGTGTCAGGCCTGCCACCCGGCGATCACCCAGGTCTGCGCCAGCTTCGCAACTCCAAAGAAGTAGCCGCAACTCTGTCTCGCCCTCCCCCGGTTACCGACAATCGGAGGAGGTTCAACAAGAGGTTTCCTACTTTCACTTCCCACAGCCGGAATTCACCTCAGTGCCGGCATTGGATGATACCATCGGCTCTCACAACCCTCGTGATTTCGCTACTGAAGGCAACTACACACACAAAGCTGAGGTTGCGGTCTATCCACTCCCTCCACAGACGACACATTACTGGACAAGCGATCAGACGCGACGACTTGAGTATGCGGCCATTGATGCCGCGAGCAAGGGCGTTCGCGGCTGGGTTATGCGTCATGTCGTCCCAGAGTGCTTTGTGCCCCCAAGCAAGCGAAGGGTGGGGTTCGAGGACGACAGAGGCAGCGTGATTCGGTACCGCCTTGACCTCGACACGGAGGATgacggcgaggagaaggagaactCAGATTCGAGAAAGGGGTGGAGGACTTGGTTATTCAGCGTCCGGCGCCGTTGAAGAAGTCAACATTTTTTTGGTCAAAATGCAAGGATTGGCGCAACGTTATTTTTTTGCGGCAGTATGGTTGGGGTCACAGAACATCATCGGCGTACATGGCATTTTCAGGGCATCACATTGGGTTGGGCGTTTTATATACCCTGCAGCATTCACTGCTTTGAGCTTTCATTTGCTCGTTCATTGCCAACTGGCAGGCAAGACTGGTGTCCGGTCGAGGACCAGGACCATTTACTTTTTGGGGCGAAATTACGTTTATTTTAATCGTTGGGGGAGGATAATGTCTGGCAGGGTGTTGTTATTGGATTTTCGACGATCAGGGATGGATATTGAACAAGTTGATGCTTGAGAATGGAGGAGGCAGGGAAAAAGATAGGACAGAAGAGGATTACCACACACATAGATGGCCACGGAGCCATAGATTGAGTACATAATACTACTAATTTCTTCAGATTCGCCTTTGTTCTTGACCCATTCACTTTTGGCTACTGACACTACTCATGGCTCGTGTGTCCCTTCATTGATCTGGAGAAGGTTCTCTCATCGCCTTTATGCTAACCTACGGGTCTAATGCCCGCGTTCTGAGAAATCTGATGATGTCACTTGACCCGCTTTTGCTTTGGAGATATTGGGTTGAGAGTTGAGGCTAGGATGTAGTCGAATGACCGCCATGAAATCAAGGTCCTGTCATTTCAGAAGTATCATTATGTCACTCCTTTAGTAAACAGCCATCGACCAAGTTCACCATATTGGATCATGACGTTGCAAAGAAATGTCTGGGTTACATACTTACACTCTCTAACATTCTTCCATATTGACGTCGTAAACAACGAAAAAATATCGATAGGAAGATTGATGTCAGCCAAGGTCATTGTATATAGATAATCGATAATGGAATAAACGTAATAGGAACTAATTCAAAATCAACATGCTCCTCAATGGGAAAtctatattaaataaaatatatcGGTCATTATAGACAGTCGCCTTACATCGTTAATGTAGTGGTGAAATGCTATAAAACAATTATCAAGAGCCGGAACAAAGCTAAAACCAGTACGTGACGTCTCCCAGAAACCACCCCAACCTAATAAACATCTAGTGGACCGCCCGTTTATGCTTTTTAACAGTGTCTTCTACAAACGCCATTCAGTCAAGTATATATGCATATATAATAAGAAATAGTGAAACAGACCAAAGGGTATATGCACTGCGCCTGGACACCCACCCTGCCTTCATCCCAGCAAAAACAAGTGTGCCACCACCGGAACGACATCAACGTTGTTCATTTGACAGCCATAATCCGTCAAAATGatctcgccctccccctcgctTTCTTATCTTGGTCGTCTTTCTCCCTCAAGTACCCTAACCCAGTCCTCACCGGGGCCGCCTCGTCATAACTCGGCAGCTTAGATTGCATTTGAAACCCATCAGCTACCACGTCTGACTCCGCAAGAGGTTCGTCATGGTCTTGGGACTTCTGGGATTTGGTTGTCGATTCCACTTCCTTTGTCCTTCTATGTGCCGAGCCCATTTGAAACCCGTCGACCACCGTGTCCAGCTCTGTGTCTTCTTCCAAAGATGGATCATGCCCCTGCGCTGCCTGGTATCTAGTGGCAACCATAGCATTTTCCGAGCTTTCTCCTACACTCAAGTGGGCGCGATTCTGCATTTGAAATCCATTCGCCACTTCTTCTCCATCGTCGCTGGAAGGGATCCTGTGTGGATGGTGTATTGGTGACATCTCTAATACCAACACCTTTTGCGCGTCCAACTCCTCGATAGTCCGCTGACGTGTCAGAAACACCCCGTGGACTGGGTGTATACTTTGTGGTGAGGATGCTGATGGCGAGCttggtttggttggtgattGAGGTATCCATGGGGCAAGCGGTCTTCGTGGGATTCTTTGCTGTGCGGTTGGGATAGGTTCTGGATCTAGGTGCGCTGCAGGAGGGGGTTGTCGAGGCAACGCAGGTGATGCTGAAGACAGAAGTGGTTGGCTGgatggttgaggatgtgTCGGATGAGAAGATGTTTCTGTTTGCTGAGATTCGAGACAGAACCCGTGCTCCTGCAGGCCATCATCCGAGTACCCTGGAGTCTCAGAGGTAGGGGAGGAACCAGTTGCAACGTTGGACAACTTGTTTGATGCATCCCAAGTCATTTGGGAATTGGACCAGAGACCCCTTCGCTTTCGGATGGCCACGACGAACAAGAGCGTGAGAACGATGAACATGAGAGTGTAGTTGAAGAAGGCCTCAACTAAGGGTAAGATATCTGTGCGGATACCCGTATGTCCTTTAATGTTTCCAGACCAGATGAGGCTATGGTTTTCATACTCGCTGAGGTTAATGCCCATTGTGACAAGAAGGCGACAGAATGTAAGAATTGTTGATGTCAAATACAAGGCAGCGACCTGGGTATAGTGTTAGCAAGTCCGTCTGCACAGTTGGAGGTTGTCGATTTGCCTTTTTCAGCATGATATTTTCCTTTGTATGGTGGAGCACATAGGAGGCAAACCCAAGGATTGGAAGACTGGTGATCCACAAGCAAATGTTGAAGGCATTATGTAGATGGCTTGATTTGATAAGAGAGTCGAAGTGAGCATCCTGTACTCCTGCCTGAAGGGCGAAGTATAAACGCGCTGCTTCGCTGGCCGGATCGAACACTCCATCTGTAACATGGAGATCATTCAACTTCTGTAGCTGTGATCTGTGAGCGATATCAGCTTGGAGACGAACCCCAAAATGCGTCAGAGCAAGAGCCAGCAAGATAATGCCCAATGCAAAGGTAGCGAATCTTAGGCGTCTTCGAATAGGTGACTTCTTCGCTCCGTTCAAACACAACACAAAGCCGCTGCCAATCTCGACAAAGGCTATAAAGAGGAGGATATCGGAGATATTCTGAAGCGCCTCGGCAAGGAAGAGAACAAGGGATACCGCTAGCTCAAAGTATTCTGTTTTTGTTATTCTGCCAGCAATGTCGTTGAATCCCCAAATGCTCAAGCCGATTTGGGCCACTTGGCATAATGACGAACTTCAAGAGACAACCAGTTAGCTGAGAGTACACTGTTAAACGAAGCGCTCGGTGTGGTTGCTCACACGATCCAGAACGGGTACACCACCTTCATCCACGCCACTCCCACTCTAGCGGGGTCACCCCTTCGGCGGACGACGCAGAGACTCACAAACCACAGGACGAGCAGTGGGGTGATCCAAATACCAGAAAGTACGGCATGGGCGGCGGCAAAGCCGCTTATCCAGACGTCAAGGTAAAACATACTCATGTTGCCTTGAGGTCGATTAGGCGGGGCGGTCACCAAACCGACACGTTCTTGGTGGAGCACGCAGGTATCGTGAGTAGTCCCTCGTTCAGGCGCCTACAATCAACGGCCGCGAAGCTGAATTGATGAAGTGAAGAATTGTGTTGTGGACGAATGGACTCAAAGTAGGCTAGCCGAATCCTTCTGGTGCTGACTGATGGCGGCGGTCTTCAGGGGTCGGCTGGTTCCGCCGTACAGGCCATCCGCTACATAACCGTTTAGCAAAAGAGCGTAGGAAAGCACTGATGTTGGGCGAGGAAAAAAAGGACGCTGTCTTGACCGACAGTCAGGAACATCGCGAAGCGCGACTGTGCGGCTTGAACCAACAAGGTCACCTCCAAACTGGGATCTGATCTGACCCTTGCAGCTTATGGGGGTTTAACGCTTGATCGTATTGGCtgggtggaaaaggggtcaTCCTTCGCCCATGGCGTTAGGTACAAACGTTGAACTGGTAAAAGAAGAATGCCGAAAATGTCCATATTGGCGATTCTCTTAAGAGTCGTGACAGAGGCTTGTTCTCGCTTGCGCCAGGATGCGTAAATGCCCAGATATGAAGCTGGATGGAAATTGATCCTCTGCGCTTCATCAAGCTCACAAGCTCCACTGGACAAGTTTGTTGCTCCACCGCTGTGCCGCACGTAGTGAGGCAGTGCTCACCCAGACCCGTGATTTGCATTTGGTGATCAGAATCCCGCTtgtaaccctaacccttgacTATACTCTTCCAGCTTCTCAGGATGTGAAGGGACTTTCCCAAGGGTGACAGGACCTCAGAAGAGAAAAGTTAGGCATAACTACAGAATCAGCTGGTTATTGGCTTTATTAATTCGCTTTCCTTATGAGTGCTCCAAAACTGCATTGTTAgtaagggttagggttgacAGAAGCTCCTTAGCCCCTGAACAGAttctcaaccaccaacaactgGGCTTGATCCCGACAGATTCGGAGAAGGTGACAAATTTTGTCGACAATTCAGCGCTCCAGATCCTCTGAAGCCTGAAGTAAGATGATTTGTCTTGTAACTGGCCCCGGTTCCTCCCTCTTGATCGGGTTGACTCATTAGCATTAGGTAGAAGACTTGCCCTGATATCTGAGGTGTCTTACAGGCGTAGTGTAGTGATTTGTGTCGACGGCGAGCCTTGAAGATCGATTCGATTCGAGATAAGGCCAAGTGGATTCCCACATGGCTCTTGCAGTCTGACGCCCTTTCCACATCTGGCGGACCGTCGTCACTAGGtgcatggtggtggggacaATCGTTGTTTCCAGTACCTGACTCTATTACATGTCTCAACGCatgttgctgatgttgtGTGCCGCTGGATGGGACATGGACAGCTCATGGGAATATGCAATGAGGGTGCAACACAATATATCTCACATGCAGCAGCTGTTCAACGGCTTCCAGGACAGGCGAGAAAGTCCCCTCCATTGACCGAGTGTTCCTCGAAATGGTAGTGGAGTGCGGGGCATCTCGATGTTTGACAGCTGCTGGGTGCCCCCCGCCAGTCGGCAACTCGGAGATCTGTCGACggcctgcccctccttcccgAGCTTCGGCATCCGCAGAGAAAATCAACAGCGCGCCGGTTGGCTGGAGACGACGATGCGACGATGCCACTAGATGGCTAGCGCGGGGCTGTCATTTGTCAACCTTTTGACTGGACCACTGCTGATAAGCCCTGTTATCGCGCCGCTATTCCTcgatgtggtggttgaaCGACATGGCGGGGTTGAATGCCCGCGCGCCCACCCCTCCAGAACTCCTTATCATACCAAGACTCTGATTGACAAATCAGGCGTTTGCAATTCTTATCAATCATCATGGGACGACAGCGGCCGAAGCCGGGCAGGCAAGGAATGCGGGCAGCACGCcgtggtgatgaagatggacaGATGGGAGGCAAGAGAAAAGGGCTATATCTAAGACTGTCCCTCGTCTCACCAGGAAGTTGAGATCTCGATATCGACATAGCAACTCGAACACTTCTTCTTTCCTTAGTCTCGAAACAACCTTCACAATGGGCTCCATCGTCGCtaacctccctcaccccttcgaccctctctctctggccgagattgagacggccatcaacatcgtcaAGAAGGCTCACGGCCAAGTCTTCTTCAATGTCGTCTCTCTCCAGGAGCCTCGCAAGGCTGAGATGACAGCATGGCTCGCCAACCCCGAGACCGCCCCCCGCCCAAAGCGTTTTGCTGATGTTGTGGTGATCGCTCCCGGTGGAAAGGTCTACGATGGTCTCGTTGATCTTGCTGAGGCCAAGATCACCAAGTGGGATCTGTTGGATGGAGAGCAGCCTATTGTGAGATTTACCCCTGTGTGATGTTTCCTGACCTAGCCACTAATTTACATGCTAGATCACCATGGAGGAGCTCCAGCTGGTAGAGCACGTCGTCCGCAAGGACCCCAAGGTCATTGAACAGTGCATCATCAGCGGTGTTGCCCCAGAGGACATGCACAAGGTCTATTGCGACCCATGGACCATTGGCTACGATGAGCGGTTTGGCAACAAGGTGCGGTTGCAACAGGCACTCATGTACTACCGTCCAGACATCGACAACTGCCAGTACCAGTACCCTCTTGACTTCTGCCCTATCTACGATGCCGACAAGGGTGAGATCATTGCCATCGATATCCCCAAGGTCCGCCGCCCACTCAGCAAGGCCCCGCCTATGGACTATCATCCTGCTGCGGTGGAGGCCCGTGGTGGTTACCGCACCGATCTGAagcccatcaacatcacccagCCGGAAGGTGTTTCGTTCAAGCTTACCGGCAGGGAGATTGAGTGGCAAAACTGGAAGTTCCACATCGGCTTCAACTACAGAGAAGGCATCGtgctcaacaacatcaccttCAACGACAAGGGCACCGTCCGCCCCATCTTCTACAGACTTTCTCTCGCCGAAATGGTCGTCCCATACGGTAACCCCGAggccccccaccaccgcaagcACGCTCTTGACCAGGGTGAGTATGGTGCTGGCTACATGACCAACAGCCTGTCCCTTGGTTGCGACTGCAAGGGCTCCATTCACTACATGGATGCCGAGTTTCCCACCCGTGATGGTGGTCTTCGCACCATCAAGAATGCCATC from Podospora bellae-mahoneyi strain CBS 112042 chromosome 4, whole genome shotgun sequence harbors:
- a CDS encoding hypothetical protein (EggNog:ENOG503P8XP) is translated as MAAAVLHLRESIDRPDSRVSFARSEASSHSTYHSFQDLDLQEPEVPPPAPSNPTLRPPVRLPAPTSVPITHQRPPVAWEMRRQDSGYESITPARKDSFPSHHKGASTTSLASSGRKRVRPATRRSPRSAPASQLQRSSRNSVSPSPGYRQSEEVQQEVSYFHFPQPEFTSVPALDDTIGSHNPRDFATEGNYTHKAEVAVYPLPPQTTHYWTSDQTRRLEYAAIDAASKGVRGWVMRHVVPECFVPPSKRRVGFEDDRGSVIRYRLDLDTEDDGEEKENSDSRKGWRTWLFSVRRR
- the AMO1 gene encoding peroxisomal copper amine oxidase (EggNog:ENOG503NTVH; COG:Q), whose amino-acid sequence is MGSIVANLPHPFDPLSLAEIETAINIVKKAHGQVFFNVVSLQEPRKAEMTAWLANPETAPRPKRFADVVVIAPGGKVYDGLVDLAEAKITKWDLLDGEQPIITMEELQLVEHVVRKDPKVIEQCIISGVAPEDMHKVYCDPWTIGYDERFGNKVRLQQALMYYRPDIDNCQYQYPLDFCPIYDADKGEIIAIDIPKVRRPLSKAPPMDYHPAAVEARGGYRTDLKPINITQPEGVSFKLTGREIEWQNWKFHIGFNYREGIVLNNITFNDKGTVRPIFYRLSLAEMVVPYGNPEAPHHRKHALDQGEYGAGYMTNSLSLGCDCKGSIHYMDAEFPTRDGGLRTIKNAICIHEEDAGILFKHSDFRDDSVIVTRGRKLIIQQIFTAANYEYVVAWVFHQDGTIAPEIKLTGILNTYAMLEDEDTKGWGTQVYPGVNAHNHQHLFCLRIDANIDGPNNTVFVNDAVPSEAPVGSPENFYGNGFYNKRTKLVTEGEAMTDYNGATSRTWEIANTNKLNPYSKKPVSYKLVSREVPGLMPKEGSLVWKRAAFARHAIHVTKYRDDELWPAGKHVPQTSGEPSRGITEWIGDGTTSIDNTDIVLWHTFGVTHFPSPEDFPVMPAEPMMLLLRPRNFFAGNPVMDVPPSYASTPSQILTGKQGVLDATDKLSTLAFANGNGANCCKSNGFNGTH
- a CDS encoding hypothetical protein (EggNog:ENOG503PG89), which translates into the protein MSMFYLDVWISGFAAAHAVLSGIWITPLLVLWFVSLCVVRRRGDPARVGVAWMKVVYPFWIVSSLCQVAQIGLSIWGFNDIAGRITKTEYFELAVSLVLFLAEALQNISDILLFIAFVEIGSGFVLCLNGAKKSPIRRRLRFATFALGIILLALALTHFGVAALYLTSTILTFCRLLVTMGINLSEYENHSLIWSGNIKGHTGIRTDILPLVEAFFNYTLMFIVLTLLFVVAIRKRRGLWSNSQMTWDASNKLSNVATGSSPTSETPGYSDDGLQEHGFCLESQQTETSSHPTHPQPSSQPLLSSASPALPRQPPPAAHLDPEPIPTAQQRIPRRPLAPWIPQSPTKPSSPSASSPQSIHPVHGVFLTRQRTIEELDAQKVLVLEMSPIHHPHRIPSSDDGEEVANGFQMQNRAHLSVGESSENAMVATRYQAAQGHDPSLEEDTELDTVVDGFQMGSAHRRTKEVESTTKSQKSQDHDEPLAESDVVADGFQMQSKLPSYDEAAPVRTGLGYLREKDDQDKKARGRARSF